Proteins from one uncultured Anaeromusa sp. genomic window:
- a CDS encoding cation-translocating P-type ATPase, with amino-acid sequence MDRYYQKSVEDTLASLDISDQGLTDAQVIQRRQEQGFNELLETDKKSFVEVFLEQFKDVLVLILIAAAGLSLLLGKWESSIVIMIVVLLNALLGTIQYVKTEQSLQSLKALSSPKAKVMRNGEKVEIASRELLAGDILFLDAGDYVSADGRILECFSLQVNESSLTGESESVLKTQEVIDGDHVALGDRKNMVFSGSFVTYGRAVVVVTAIGMATEIGLIANLLETAEGKKTPLQVSLDEFGKKLAVVILLISAVIFGLNTFVRGNDFLESLMFAVSLAVAAIPEALSAIVTIVLAIGTQKMAKEKAIIRNLHAVESLGSITVICSDKTGTLTQNKMSVQKVFVDETIRSFDELELSRPLEKKLVLMAMLCNDAVTMKDKEIGDPTEVALVSLGEIYGLDELEARKDFPRTGEAPFDSERKLMSTAHDFAGKCLMITKGAPDVLLSKITSIAVASDERSVSEADLKKIRDAIYNFSSNGLRVLALGYKELEEGQIITAADENGLSFLGLLAMMDPPREETLGAVEECVRAGVKPVMITGDHKITAMSIARQVGILRGNEEALEGFELDGMSEAELKERVEHVAVYARVSPEHKIRIVRAWQSRGDVAAMTGDGVNDAPALKQADIGIAMGITGTEVAKDSAAMVLADDNFSTIVKAIANGRAIYANIKNSIRFLLSGNTAGILSVLYASVAALPVPFAPVHLLFINLLTDSLPAIAIGLEAHNERIMDEKPRQARESMINKAFAVHIFGEGLLIAICTMAAFYIGLADGNAAVASTMAFATLCIARLFHGFNCRGKESLWALGVFRNLYVWLAAACGCLLLEIVLNYAPLARAFEIEVLTSSQHVIIYALAIVPLVVIQSYRLLFQR; translated from the coding sequence AGCAAGGCTTTAATGAGTTGTTGGAAACGGACAAAAAGAGTTTTGTAGAGGTGTTTCTGGAGCAGTTCAAAGACGTCTTGGTTCTGATCCTTATAGCGGCAGCGGGACTTTCTCTTTTGCTGGGGAAATGGGAGAGCTCGATTGTCATTATGATTGTGGTCTTGCTAAACGCGCTGCTGGGTACTATCCAATATGTTAAGACTGAACAATCCTTACAGAGTTTAAAAGCCTTGTCGTCTCCTAAGGCGAAAGTAATGCGAAACGGCGAGAAAGTGGAAATTGCCTCGCGCGAACTGTTGGCGGGGGATATTCTGTTCTTAGACGCAGGAGATTATGTAAGCGCCGATGGCCGAATCCTTGAATGTTTCAGTCTGCAAGTCAATGAAAGTTCTTTGACGGGAGAATCGGAGAGTGTTTTAAAAACGCAAGAGGTGATCGACGGAGATCATGTCGCCTTGGGAGATCGGAAAAACATGGTTTTTTCCGGAAGCTTTGTTACCTATGGCAGGGCTGTGGTTGTCGTTACGGCGATCGGCATGGCTACGGAGATTGGCTTAATCGCCAATTTATTGGAAACAGCGGAGGGGAAAAAGACGCCCCTCCAGGTTAGCCTGGACGAGTTCGGTAAGAAGCTTGCCGTTGTGATTCTTCTTATTTCTGCTGTTATTTTTGGCTTGAATACTTTTGTGCGCGGCAACGATTTCCTTGAGTCTCTTATGTTTGCGGTATCTCTTGCGGTTGCAGCCATTCCGGAAGCGTTAAGCGCGATTGTTACCATTGTGCTGGCTATAGGGACGCAAAAAATGGCCAAGGAAAAGGCGATTATTCGCAATTTGCATGCCGTAGAAAGCTTGGGCAGCATTACCGTAATTTGCTCGGATAAAACAGGGACCCTTACGCAAAATAAGATGTCGGTGCAAAAGGTATTTGTCGATGAAACGATTCGTTCCTTTGATGAGCTGGAGCTAAGCCGGCCATTAGAAAAGAAGCTGGTTCTTATGGCGATGCTTTGCAATGACGCGGTAACGATGAAGGACAAGGAAATCGGCGATCCGACGGAAGTGGCGTTGGTCAGCCTGGGAGAAATCTATGGTTTGGATGAATTGGAGGCGCGCAAAGACTTTCCGCGTACAGGCGAGGCGCCCTTTGATTCCGAGCGCAAGCTGATGAGTACGGCCCATGATTTTGCGGGCAAATGTCTGATGATTACGAAAGGCGCTCCCGACGTGTTGCTCTCGAAAATTACGAGTATTGCCGTTGCTTCTGACGAAAGGTCTGTGAGCGAGGCGGATTTGAAAAAAATACGCGATGCGATCTATAATTTTTCCTCGAACGGTTTGCGCGTGCTGGCGCTGGGGTATAAAGAACTCGAAGAAGGACAGATCATTACCGCGGCAGATGAAAACGGCTTGAGCTTTTTAGGCCTCCTTGCGATGATGGATCCTCCAAGAGAAGAGACGTTAGGCGCAGTTGAGGAGTGTGTAAGAGCTGGAGTCAAACCGGTAATGATCACAGGGGACCACAAGATAACCGCTATGTCCATAGCGAGGCAGGTCGGTATTTTGCGGGGGAACGAGGAAGCGTTAGAGGGATTTGAGCTGGACGGCATGAGCGAAGCGGAACTTAAAGAGCGAGTAGAACACGTAGCGGTCTACGCGAGGGTGTCGCCGGAACATAAAATAAGAATTGTACGCGCCTGGCAAAGCCGCGGGGATGTGGCTGCCATGACGGGAGACGGCGTAAATGACGCTCCCGCTTTGAAACAGGCGGATATTGGCATTGCGATGGGGATTACAGGAACCGAAGTGGCCAAGGATTCGGCGGCCATGGTGCTGGCGGATGATAACTTTTCTACGATTGTGAAAGCCATTGCCAACGGCAGAGCGATTTACGCCAACATAAAGAACTCGATTCGCTTTTTATTGTCCGGCAATACCGCAGGAATCCTTTCGGTCCTATATGCCTCGGTGGCGGCGTTGCCCGTGCCTTTCGCGCCTGTACACCTCTTGTTTATCAACCTTCTTACAGATAGCTTGCCAGCGATAGCCATTGGACTTGAAGCCCATAACGAACGCATTATGGATGAAAAGCCAAGGCAGGCGCGTGAATCGATGATTAACAAAGCGTTTGCAGTTCATATTTTCGGGGAGGGCCTGCTGATTGCCATCTGCACCATGGCCGCGTTTTATATAGGGCTGGCGGACGGAAACGCTGCGGTTGCCAGTACGATGGCCTTTGCCACCTTGTGTATAGCCAGACTGTTTCATGGATTTAACTGTAGAGGCAAAGAGTCGCTTTGGGCGCTGGGAGTTTTCCGTAACCTTTATGTTTGGCTGGCTGCGGCTTGCGGCTGCTTGCTTTTGGAAATCGTCTTGAACTACGCTCCTTTGGCCAGAGCCTTTGAAATCGAAGTCTTGACTTCATCTCAACATGTTATAATCTATGCTTTGGCGATTGTGCCGCTTGTGGTTATCCAGAGCTATCGATTGCTTTTTCAAAGATAA
- a CDS encoding 5'-nucleotidase, protein MAVSLEGKLVIAISSRALFDLDASNLVFEKEGEAAYAEYQIQHENEALAKGVAFPLIKRLLKLRHPKTNEALVEIILISKNDPNTGLRVFNAIEKYGLGITRAAFTRGRTPYKYLQSFEADLFLSANAEDVKLALENGHASAAIYKGSYLEQLDDTEEIRIAFDGDAVLFSDEAERVFQEGGLAAFKRHETEKSEEPLGAGPFKSFLAALNTLQKIFADQKEKPIRTALVTARDAPAHKRAIKTLRAWGISVDEAFFLGGLDKAAVLESFNPHIFFDDQQTYCVSASKVVPTGHVPNGVKNG, encoded by the coding sequence ATGGCCGTATCATTAGAAGGAAAATTAGTTATTGCTATATCTTCACGGGCGCTCTTTGATTTGGATGCGAGCAACCTGGTTTTTGAGAAGGAGGGAGAAGCCGCCTATGCGGAGTATCAAATTCAGCATGAGAACGAAGCCCTTGCTAAAGGGGTAGCCTTTCCTTTAATCAAGCGTCTCTTGAAGCTGCGGCATCCGAAAACGAACGAGGCGCTGGTAGAAATCATTCTGATTTCTAAGAACGATCCCAATACCGGGCTGCGCGTATTCAATGCGATTGAGAAATATGGCCTGGGGATTACGCGCGCCGCCTTTACACGTGGCAGAACGCCTTATAAATACTTGCAATCCTTTGAGGCGGATTTGTTCTTATCCGCCAATGCAGAGGATGTAAAACTGGCTCTTGAAAACGGCCATGCCAGTGCGGCGATTTACAAAGGTTCGTACCTTGAACAACTGGATGATACGGAGGAAATTCGAATTGCCTTTGACGGGGATGCGGTGCTCTTCAGCGATGAAGCGGAGCGGGTATTTCAAGAAGGCGGGCTGGCGGCTTTTAAGCGGCACGAGACGGAAAAAAGCGAAGAACCCTTGGGGGCGGGACCGTTTAAGTCGTTTCTGGCGGCGCTGAATACCTTGCAAAAAATTTTTGCCGATCAGAAAGAAAAACCCATTCGGACGGCTCTGGTTACGGCGCGGGACGCTCCTGCGCATAAACGGGCCATCAAAACGCTGCGCGCCTGGGGTATCAGTGTGGACGAGGCGTTTTTCCTGGGCGGGTTGGATAAGGCGGCTGTGTTGGAAAGTTTTAATCCGCATATCTTTTTTGATGATCAACAAACATATTGTGTCAGCGCCTCGAAGGTGGTGCCTACGGGGCATGTGCCAAACGGCGTGAAAAACGGATGA